A window of the Helianthus annuus cultivar XRQ/B chromosome 4, HanXRQr2.0-SUNRISE, whole genome shotgun sequence genome harbors these coding sequences:
- the LOC110933068 gene encoding uncharacterized protein LOC110933068: protein MANIAKIEFPALNITGENYMPWTAHVKRHLKSMGVLETLTELNECSDQDKAKADVFLHKHIDEMLQFEYSNFEDPYVLWEDLKSRFDNQREVLLPTARDEWNNLRFQDFKKVNEYTSALYRICSTLRFCGQTVTEDDMLEKTFSTFHASNINLQQQYRLQKFQRYSDLNSFLLVAEKNNELLMKNHQARPTGSLAIPEANVVINDDIKDSGRKWGRARGSGHFGKGNGRNYSFKRNNSFRGNSHGRGRGRGRGRGRNQRTPNYHTPQNTNPNQYNKRNEAGRSENNGTSCFRCGSANHWSKACRTPSHLCELYQASLKRKEKEMNHVDNFNDINVEMNVADFNNNMEL, encoded by the coding sequence ATGGCAAACATCGCAAAAATTGAGTTCCCGGCTCTTAATATCACCGGAGAAAATTATATGCCGTGGACGGCACATGTTAAGCGACATCTAAAGTCAATGGGTGTTTTGGAAACGTTAACGGAGTTGAACGAATGTAGCGATCAAGACAAGGCAAAAGCCGATGTCTTCCTGCATAAACACATTGATGAAATGTTACAATTTGAATATTCAAATTTTGAGGATCCATACGTTTTGTGGGAAGATTTAAAAAGCAGATTTGATAATCAAAGGGAAGTTTTACTTCCCACTGCTAGAGATGAATGGAACAATCTCAGGTTCCAAGATTTTAAAAAGGTGAATGAATACACCTCTGCTTTGTACAGGATATGCTCAACGCTCCGATTCTGTGGGCAAACTGTTACGGAGGATGATATGTTGGAGAAAACTTTCTCCACATTTCATGCATCAAATATAAACTTGCAACAACAATATCGGTTGCAAAAGTTTCAAAGATATTCTGATCTAAATTCATTTCTCCTCGTAGCAGAGAAAAACAATGAGCTACTAATGAAAAATCATCAAGCTCGTCCCACTGGATCATTAGCCATTCCAGAAGCAAATGTTGTTATTAATGATGATATTAAAGACTCTGGAAGAAAATGGGGACGAGCCCGTGGCAGTGGCCATTTTGGTAAAGGTAATGGTCGAAATTATTCCTTCAAAAGAAATAATAGCTTCCGAGGCAATTCCCATGGTCGTGGACGTGGTCGCGGTCGTGGTCGTGGTCGAAATCAAAGAACCCCCAATTACCACACTCCACAAAATACCAATCCCAACCAGTATAACAAAAGGAATGAAGCTGGTAGGTCCGAAAACAATGGCACTTCTTGTTTCAGATGTGGAAGTGCAAACCATTGGTCAAAGGCTTGTCGTACACCTTCACATTTATGTGAACTTTACCAAGCCTCtctcaaaagaaaagaaaaggagatgaaccatgtggataattttaatgataTCAACGTCGAAATGAATGTCGCCGACTTTAACAATAACATGGAACTCTGA